One segment of Sinorhizobium sp. BG8 DNA contains the following:
- a CDS encoding MetQ/NlpA family ABC transporter substrate-binding protein has product MKKLILAASLALAFATGAAHAETIKMGVTPGPHAQIMEKVKEVAATKGLDIEVLEFSDYVVPNQALADGELNANSFQHKPYLDNQVADRGFDLVDIAYTVNFPMGVYSRKVKSLEELADGATVAIPNDPTNGGRALLVLADAGLIKLKEGAGLKVGPADVAENPKNLTFAELDAAQLPRSLDDVDAAVINTNYALEAGLDPAKDPIAREGEKAPYVNVIAINAKDKDAAWVKTLVESYHSDAVKAFVNDTFKGSVIPSW; this is encoded by the coding sequence ATGAAGAAACTCATTCTCGCGGCGTCGCTGGCGCTCGCCTTCGCAACGGGCGCTGCCCACGCCGAAACGATCAAGATGGGCGTCACGCCCGGTCCGCACGCGCAGATCATGGAAAAGGTCAAGGAAGTCGCGGCAACCAAGGGCCTCGACATCGAAGTGCTCGAGTTTTCCGACTATGTCGTGCCTAACCAGGCTCTGGCGGATGGGGAACTCAATGCCAATTCCTTCCAGCACAAGCCCTATCTCGACAATCAGGTCGCCGACCGCGGCTTCGACCTCGTCGACATCGCCTACACGGTCAACTTCCCGATGGGCGTCTACTCCAGGAAGGTCAAGAGCCTCGAGGAGCTTGCCGATGGCGCAACGGTCGCAATTCCCAACGATCCGACCAATGGCGGGCGTGCCCTGCTGGTGCTCGCAGATGCCGGCCTGATCAAGCTCAAGGAAGGCGCTGGCCTCAAGGTCGGTCCGGCTGATGTTGCCGAGAACCCCAAGAACCTCACCTTCGCTGAGCTCGACGCCGCCCAGCTGCCGCGCTCGCTGGACGATGTCGACGCTGCCGTGATCAACACGAACTATGCGCTTGAAGCAGGTCTCGATCCGGCAAAGGATCCGATCGCCCGCGAAGGCGAGAAGGCGCCCTACGTCAACGTCATCGCAATCAACGCCAAGGACAAGGACGCCGCCTGGGTCAAGACGCTGGTCGAGTCCTACCACAGCGACGCTGTGAAGGCCTTCGTGAACGACACCTTCAAGGGTTCGGTCATCCCCAGCTGGTAA
- a CDS encoding CHAD domain-containing protein: MQFIFRPDKPLDKEIRRIAGGYIEKAITTLEGSPPGDEEAIHTTRKQFKRMRGLYRLVQSADKEFREKENTRIGEAMRALAAVRDATSRIECARHLAVSASTADEHMAIIRICDRLVEWRKEHAPSGEEMAALQARTIATCHEAKAALDTFSAPDSARATSRTFGRGWMRTSDRAAKAIENARNGGDAESFHALRKRAQDRWMQSGFLAEAWPSAFFASSARSKRLVQLLGVNQDIALLGNFIDTHAADLGSFGDVAHLLSVMIAESTRMRAEALPLADAIFAGRPEREGERVELLWRYACKVRR, encoded by the coding sequence ATGCAGTTCATCTTCAGGCCTGACAAGCCGCTGGACAAGGAAATCCGCCGCATCGCCGGCGGCTATATCGAGAAGGCGATTACCACGCTCGAGGGCAGCCCACCCGGCGACGAAGAAGCCATCCATACGACGCGAAAGCAGTTCAAGCGCATGCGCGGCCTCTACCGCCTTGTGCAGTCAGCGGACAAGGAGTTCCGCGAGAAGGAGAATACGCGGATCGGGGAGGCCATGCGCGCCCTCGCCGCCGTCAGGGATGCGACGTCCCGCATCGAATGCGCCCGCCACCTCGCCGTCTCGGCATCGACCGCCGACGAGCACATGGCCATCATCCGCATCTGCGACCGCCTGGTGGAGTGGCGCAAGGAGCATGCCCCCAGCGGCGAGGAGATGGCGGCGCTGCAGGCCCGCACGATCGCCACCTGCCACGAAGCCAAGGCTGCCCTCGACACGTTCTCGGCGCCGGATTCGGCGCGGGCGACATCGCGGACCTTCGGCCGGGGATGGATGCGTACCAGCGACAGGGCCGCCAAGGCTATCGAGAACGCCAGGAATGGCGGCGATGCCGAAAGCTTCCACGCCTTGCGCAAGCGTGCGCAGGACCGGTGGATGCAGAGCGGCTTCCTGGCGGAGGCCTGGCCGTCCGCCTTCTTCGCGAGCTCGGCCAGGTCAAAGCGGCTCGTGCAGCTTCTCGGCGTCAATCAGGATATCGCTCTGCTCGGCAACTTCATCGATACGCATGCCGCCGATCTCGGCTCGTTCGGCGACGTCGCCCACCTTCTCTCGGTCATGATCGCGGAGAGCACCCGGATGCGAGCCGAGGCGCTTCCGCTTGCCGACGCCATCTTTGCCGGACGTCCCGAGCGGGAGGGCGAACGCGTCGAGCTCCTCTGGCGGTACGCCTGCAAGGTGCGCCGGTAG
- a CDS encoding CYTH domain-containing protein yields MAKEIERKFLVSGSRWRQTADAGVRIRQSYIITTDDRSVRVRTYGDGRAQLTIKIGQSALVRDEYEFDIDPDEARDMMRQAIGTIIEKTRYKVRHGSHVWEIDVYGGIHTGLVIAEVELASIHDDPDLPPWVGREVTGESRYSNQVMALGQSAGLTHAVHLQA; encoded by the coding sequence ATGGCCAAGGAAATCGAAAGAAAATTTCTGGTTTCGGGAAGTCGCTGGCGCCAGACCGCCGATGCAGGCGTCAGGATTCGTCAGTCCTACATCATCACGACCGACGACCGGTCGGTGCGGGTTCGCACCTATGGCGACGGTCGGGCGCAGCTCACGATCAAGATCGGGCAATCCGCCCTGGTGCGCGACGAGTATGAATTCGACATCGATCCCGACGAGGCCAGGGACATGATGCGCCAGGCGATCGGGACGATCATCGAGAAGACCCGATACAAGGTACGCCATGGCTCCCACGTCTGGGAAATCGACGTCTACGGCGGCATCCACACGGGGCTGGTGATCGCCGAGGTGGAACTTGCGAGCATCCATGATGATCCGGACCTGCCGCCGTGGGTGGGCCGGGAAGTGACCGGCGAGAGCCGCTATTCCAACCAGGTGATGGCGCTCGGCCAGTCTGCGGGACTGACACATGCAGTTCATCTTCAGGCCTGA
- a CDS encoding GNAT family protein: MADLANWTARPAPAPVTLEGCYVRIEPYDRETHLQALWDAFGGLAINPLLLYFTQDDFKGIEDFDAWLSAVQKGGWVTEVFRDRATGTVVGMANYMRPDPANGVVEIGGIAHGPAMARSPLSTEAQYLLAKHAFEDLGYRRYEWKCNDENEPSKRTAARLGFQYEGVFRQHMLSKRKNRDTAWFSIIDGEWPVVARAFELWLDPENFDAAGSQKRRLEDIRAQLLKEKA; encoded by the coding sequence ATGGCTGATCTTGCAAATTGGACTGCACGTCCGGCGCCCGCGCCGGTAACGCTGGAGGGCTGTTATGTTCGTATCGAGCCATACGATCGCGAGACGCACCTGCAGGCGCTCTGGGATGCCTTCGGCGGCCTGGCGATCAACCCGCTGCTGCTCTATTTCACCCAGGACGACTTCAAGGGCATCGAGGATTTCGATGCGTGGCTGAGCGCCGTGCAGAAGGGCGGCTGGGTCACCGAAGTGTTCCGCGACCGCGCAACCGGCACGGTCGTCGGCATGGCCAACTACATGCGGCCGGATCCGGCAAACGGCGTCGTCGAGATCGGCGGTATAGCACACGGGCCGGCAATGGCGCGTTCACCTCTATCTACCGAAGCGCAGTATCTGCTGGCAAAGCATGCCTTCGAGGACCTCGGCTATCGTCGCTACGAATGGAAATGCAACGACGAGAACGAGCCGAGCAAGCGAACGGCTGCCCGCCTCGGCTTCCAGTACGAGGGCGTCTTCCGCCAACACATGCTGTCCAAGCGCAAGAACCGGGACACGGCCTGGTTTTCGATCATCGACGGTGAATGGCCGGTGGTCGCCCGGGCTTTCGAACTGTGGCTCGACCCGGAAAACTTCGATGCGGCGGGAAGCCAGAAGCGTCGTCTGGAGGATATCCGTGCTCAGCTCCTGAAGGAAAAGGCATGA
- a CDS encoding rhodanese-related sulfurtransferase: MTSELSIPRPEADGQFLVAALYHFVSVPRFADLREPLQALCEEHGVRGTLLLAHEGINGTIAGPEEGVRTVLAYLRAQPEFASLQHKESRASKMPFLRMKARLKKEIVTMGVEDIDPNRIVGTYVAPKDWNALISDPDTIVIDTRNDYETAIGVFRNAVDPKTKTFREFPEWVRQNEGLHNKPKIAMYCTGGIRCEKATAFMKQEGFDEVYHLEGGILKYLEEVPADESLWEGACFVFDERVSVTHGLKEGEHKLCRACRHPLTAEEIASPVYEAGVSCPHCHTERSDDDRLRFRQRQKQMDLARKRGQKHLGK, from the coding sequence ATGACCAGCGAACTCTCCATTCCCCGCCCCGAGGCCGACGGCCAGTTCCTTGTGGCCGCGCTCTATCACTTCGTCTCCGTGCCACGGTTCGCCGACCTGCGCGAACCGCTTCAGGCGCTGTGCGAGGAACACGGCGTGCGCGGCACGCTGCTGCTCGCCCACGAGGGCATCAACGGCACGATCGCCGGACCCGAAGAAGGCGTGCGAACCGTGCTTGCCTATCTGCGCGCGCAACCCGAATTCGCGTCGCTGCAGCACAAGGAGAGCCGTGCCTCCAAGATGCCGTTCCTGCGCATGAAGGCGCGGCTGAAGAAGGAAATCGTCACGATGGGCGTCGAGGACATCGACCCCAACAGGATCGTCGGCACCTATGTCGCGCCGAAGGACTGGAACGCCCTGATCTCCGATCCGGACACGATCGTCATCGACACGCGCAACGACTACGAGACCGCCATCGGCGTATTCCGCAACGCCGTCGATCCGAAGACCAAGACGTTCCGAGAATTTCCGGAATGGGTCCGGCAGAACGAGGGGCTGCACAACAAGCCCAAGATCGCCATGTACTGCACCGGCGGCATCCGCTGCGAGAAGGCGACCGCCTTCATGAAGCAGGAGGGTTTCGACGAGGTCTACCATCTCGAGGGCGGCATTCTGAAGTATCTCGAGGAAGTCCCCGCGGACGAGAGCCTCTGGGAAGGTGCCTGCTTTGTATTCGACGAACGCGTCTCCGTGACCCACGGACTGAAGGAAGGCGAACACAAGCTGTGCAGGGCCTGCCGGCATCCGCTGACCGCCGAGGAGATCGCGTCCCCGGTCTACGAGGCGGGCGTCTCGTGCCCCCATTGCCACACGGAACGAAGCGATGACGACCGCCTCCGCTTCCGCCAGCGGCAGAAGCAGATGGATCTCGCCCGCAAGCGCGGACAGAAACACCTCGGCAAGTAA
- a CDS encoding 2-dehydro-3-deoxy-phosphogluconate aldolase, with protein sequence MREKNEKLLSVLKLQPVVPVLIIEDAKTAVPLARALVAGGLKAIEITLRTPAALDAIRAVADEVEGAVPGAGTILNAAQFEQAVTAGSQFIVSPGSTPSLLDAAEDFEVPLLPGAATASEVMALRDEGYEVLKFFPAEQAGGASYLKSLASPLAGTLFCPTGGISLSNAKDYLSLPNIVCVGGSWVAPKELIVKGDWAGITKLAAEAFALKG encoded by the coding sequence ATGCGCGAGAAAAACGAAAAGCTCCTCTCCGTCCTCAAGCTGCAGCCCGTCGTACCGGTCCTCATCATCGAGGATGCCAAAACTGCGGTTCCGCTTGCGCGCGCGCTGGTGGCGGGCGGGCTCAAGGCGATCGAGATCACGCTGCGCACGCCGGCCGCACTCGACGCGATCCGCGCCGTTGCCGACGAGGTCGAGGGTGCCGTTCCGGGTGCGGGAACGATCCTCAACGCCGCCCAGTTCGAGCAGGCGGTCACCGCAGGTTCGCAGTTCATCGTCAGCCCCGGATCCACACCGTCGCTTCTCGATGCGGCGGAGGATTTCGAGGTTCCGCTGCTTCCCGGCGCGGCGACTGCAAGCGAGGTGATGGCACTGCGCGACGAGGGCTATGAGGTTCTCAAGTTCTTCCCGGCCGAGCAGGCGGGCGGCGCATCCTACCTCAAGTCTCTGGCATCGCCGCTTGCCGGCACGCTCTTCTGCCCGACCGGAGGCATCTCGCTTTCGAATGCGAAGGACTATCTTTCGCTGCCGAACATCGTCTGCGTCGGCGGTTCGTGGGTCGCTCCGAAGGAGCTCATCGTCAAGGGTGACTGGGCGGGAATCACCAAGCTTGCCGCCGAAGCATTCGCACTGAAGGGCTGA
- a CDS encoding tellurite resistance TerB family protein, with the protein MFDAKKLLDQFLGSQVPGAGGTVRDRAGQVTQLAKDNPLASIAIAGVLLGTGAGRQVTGSALKLGSLAAIAGLGYKAYQAYKAGQAPQDAAAGTTPELLPPPTNSGFETEAVSADFALVLVRAMIAASRADGHIDAAERERIIDKLKVSGLGDDATAFLDSELANPIDMDAIVAAAKSEEQKVELYTASRLTIEPDSRAERGYLDLLAGRLGLADALVDHIEATVSAAKTPAGTAV; encoded by the coding sequence ATGTTCGATGCGAAGAAATTGCTGGATCAGTTCCTCGGATCGCAGGTGCCTGGCGCGGGAGGGACCGTGCGGGACAGGGCCGGGCAAGTGACCCAGCTCGCCAAGGACAACCCTCTCGCCTCGATCGCGATCGCCGGCGTGCTGCTCGGCACCGGCGCTGGCCGGCAGGTGACCGGCAGCGCTCTCAAGCTCGGCAGCCTGGCCGCAATCGCCGGCCTCGGCTACAAGGCGTACCAGGCCTACAAGGCAGGGCAGGCGCCGCAGGACGCTGCCGCGGGGACGACCCCGGAACTGCTTCCCCCTCCGACCAATTCCGGCTTCGAGACGGAAGCGGTATCCGCCGATTTCGCACTGGTGCTGGTGCGCGCCATGATCGCCGCCTCGCGCGCCGACGGCCATATCGATGCGGCCGAGCGGGAACGCATCATCGACAAGCTCAAGGTATCCGGCCTCGGCGACGACGCCACGGCATTCCTCGATAGCGAGCTCGCCAATCCGATCGACATGGACGCGATCGTTGCGGCCGCCAAAAGCGAGGAGCAGAAGGTCGAGCTCTATACAGCGTCGCGGCTGACAATCGAGCCTGACAGCCGGGCGGAGCGTGGTTATCTCGACCTGCTGGCGGGAAGGCTCGGGCTTGCGGACGCGCTCGTAGACCATATCGAGGCGACCGTATCCGCCGCCAAGACGCCGGCCGGCACGGCCGTGTGA